The bacterium genomic sequence CTGGGTGGGCGCTGCCGCCATGGCGAGCTACATCGTGCTGGGGCTCTCCGGCCTTCCCCTGTTCACCGGCGGCGGCGGACCTCAATATATCCTGTCACCCACCTTTGGCTTTCTCCTCTCCTTTCCCCTGGCCTCGATGGTGGTGGGTCTCATCATCCCTCCGGACGGCCGATACGGGACTTTCCGCAGACTGGTGGCCCTTGTTTCCGGTACCCTTGTCATTTATCTGGTAGGGGTCCCGTGGCTGGGGCTGAACCTCCATATCGTTCAGGAGAAGAATCTGGGTGCCGGGACCCTGATGATGATGGGGATGGTGCCATTTCTTCCGGGCGATCTGCTCAAGGTGGTCTTCGCGACCCTGCTTATCGAGCCGGTCCGTCGGGCCCTCCCTGGCTGAAGAGCCTTGGAGCGCTCCCCCACACGCCGTCTGCCGCTTTCGATACCGTCTCGAACACCTTTTCATTGACGTACCCGCAGACGCCGCACGGTTGGCAACCGCAGCCGGAACAGCTACCCACCCGCACCCCTCACCCCGGCGATCACTCCCGGATGCAGACCTCACCCTTTTAAAACGTCCAGGTAACGAACCCGCTTCCCAGCATCCGTCCCCAGAGGGGTATTTCGCCTTCCCGGAAAAGAGCTGACCTCAACTCATCGCAGTCCACCGGGGGGTCTCCTTGTATATTGACCGTCGAATAAGGCGTCGTCGAAGAAAAGATAGATCTCTGACAGGAACCCGGTGTGGTAGT encodes the following:
- a CDS encoding biotin transporter BioY yields the protein MTRSRTKDIVLVALTVALTTAGAYLRLPIGLVPISLQTLFVLLSGAILGPWVGAAAMASYIVLGLSGLPLFTGGGGPQYILSPTFGFLLSFPLASMVVGLIIPPDGRYGTFRRLVALVSGTLVIYLVGVPWLGLNLHIVQEKNLGAGTLMMMGMVPFLPGDLLKVVFATLLIEPVRRALPG